Proteins from one Silene latifolia isolate original U9 population unplaced genomic scaffold, ASM4854445v1 scaffold_454, whole genome shotgun sequence genomic window:
- the LOC141639580 gene encoding uncharacterized protein LOC141639580, whose product MVEFGSVEELSPKGFVISEANQWILVHIRYLNSFSGNVTFVYGSNDGGTRMQLWDHLRNSQFTSPWLILGDFNCVRSVDERISDCHPVLSELDDFNSCLDDASLNDLSTMGCFYTWTNNQNPASRKWIKLDRVLCNADWLLTFPSSFL is encoded by the coding sequence ATGGTAGAATTTGGCTCTGTGGAAGAGCTCTCTCCTAAAGGTTTTGTTATTAGTGAAGCAAATCAATGGATTCTTGTCCATATTCGGTATTTGAACTCCTTTTCTGGGAATGTTACGTTTGTGTATGGTTCAAATGATGGTGGCACTAGGATGCAGCTGTGGGATCACCTTAGGAACTCCCAATTTACTTCCCCCTGGCTTATTTTAGGAGATTTTAATTGTGTTCGAAGTGTTGATGAAAGGATTAGTGATTGTCATCCTGTGCTTTCTGAGTTGGATGACTTCAATTCGTGCCTTGATGATGCCAGCCTTAATGACCTCTCCACCATGGGATGCTTTTACACTTGGACTAATAATCAAAATCCTGCAAGTAGAAAGTGGATTAAACTTGATAGGGTCCTCTGCAATGCTGACTGGCTCCTCACCTTCCCATCTTCTTTTCTTTGA